One stretch of Miscanthus floridulus cultivar M001 chromosome 18, ASM1932011v1, whole genome shotgun sequence DNA includes these proteins:
- the LOC136520598 gene encoding pollen-specific leucine-rich repeat extensin-like protein 4 isoform X2 has product MSIHGLILEVRVTGCRKLRDTEFFTRQDPYVVLEYATTKLRTRTCTDGGRNPTFDEKFHIPLIEGLRELNVIVWNSNTLTHDDFIGSGRVYLHKVLTNGYDDSSWPLQTRHMRSAGEVKLIMHVDVSAMKNKMGRSVAASSAHPVPALSMPVPTPAPAPAPAPAPAPAPAPAPAPALASAIPYTGVTPSYPPVSAYPAAAAYPAYPTPSHAPYTTAEYPPPPQQPYQPPPAGYPPSYPPQPYEQSYPPQPYGQQPYPPPPAAQSLYPHAPYPGTYPPRPY; this is encoded by the exons ATGTCAATCCATGGGCTGATACTCGAAGTCAGAG TCACCGGGTGCCGGAAGCTGCGGGACACGGAGTTCTTCACCCGCCAGGACCCCTACGTCGTCCTCGAGTACGCCACCACCAAGCTCCGCACCCGCACCTGCACCG ATGGGGGAAGAAACCCAACTTTCGATGAGAAGTTCCATATACCCCTCATTGAAGGACTCCGCGAGTTGAATGTTATCGTATGGAACAGCAACACATTAACCCATGATGACTTCATTGGCAGTGGCAG AGTATATCTGCACAAGGTGCTCACAAATGGCTATGATGACTCCTCATGGCCACTTCAAACACGCCACATGAG ATCTGCTGGGGAAGTGAAGCTCATTATGCATGTTGATGTCTCAGCAATG AAGAACAAGATGGGTAGAAGTGTCGCCGCATCAAGTGCACATCCTGTTCCAGCACTTTCAATGCCAGTCCCAACCCCAGCTCCAGCTccggcccctgcccctgcccctgcccctgccccagCCCCTGCTCCAGCACCAGCACTAGCATCAGCGATTCCATACACAGGAGTCACACCTTCATATCCACCTGTTTCAGCGTATCCTGCTGCAGCCGCATACCCTGCTTACCCTACTCCTAGCCATGCACCATATACCACTGCAGAATATCCACCACCTCCGCAGCAACCATACCAACCCCCACCCGCTGGATACCCTCCATCCTATCCACCGCAACCATATGAGCAATCTTACCCACCGCAACCATATGGGCAACAACCATACCCGCCCCCGCCGGCAGCACAGTCCCTGTATCCACATG CACCTTACCCTGGTACTTATCCACCAAGACCCTATTGA
- the LOC136520598 gene encoding formin-like protein 16 isoform X1 — MSIHGLILEVRVTGCRKLRDTEFFTRQDPYVVLEYATTKLRTRTCTDGGRNPTFDEKFHIPLIEGLRELNVIVWNSNTLTHDDFIGSGRVYLHKVLTNGYDDSSWPLQTRHMRSAGEVKLIMHVDVSAMNKMGRSVAASSAHPVPALSMPVPTPAPAPAPAPAPAPAPAPAPAPALASAIPYTGVTPSYPPVSAYPAAAAYPAYPTPSHAPYTTAEYPPPPQQPYQPPPAGYPPSYPPQPYEQSYPPQPYGQQPYPPPPAAQSLYPHAPYPGTYPPRPY; from the exons ATGTCAATCCATGGGCTGATACTCGAAGTCAGAG TCACCGGGTGCCGGAAGCTGCGGGACACGGAGTTCTTCACCCGCCAGGACCCCTACGTCGTCCTCGAGTACGCCACCACCAAGCTCCGCACCCGCACCTGCACCG ATGGGGGAAGAAACCCAACTTTCGATGAGAAGTTCCATATACCCCTCATTGAAGGACTCCGCGAGTTGAATGTTATCGTATGGAACAGCAACACATTAACCCATGATGACTTCATTGGCAGTGGCAG AGTATATCTGCACAAGGTGCTCACAAATGGCTATGATGACTCCTCATGGCCACTTCAAACACGCCACATGAG ATCTGCTGGGGAAGTGAAGCTCATTATGCATGTTGATGTCTCAGCAATG AACAAGATGGGTAGAAGTGTCGCCGCATCAAGTGCACATCCTGTTCCAGCACTTTCAATGCCAGTCCCAACCCCAGCTCCAGCTccggcccctgcccctgcccctgcccctgccccagCCCCTGCTCCAGCACCAGCACTAGCATCAGCGATTCCATACACAGGAGTCACACCTTCATATCCACCTGTTTCAGCGTATCCTGCTGCAGCCGCATACCCTGCTTACCCTACTCCTAGCCATGCACCATATACCACTGCAGAATATCCACCACCTCCGCAGCAACCATACCAACCCCCACCCGCTGGATACCCTCCATCCTATCCACCGCAACCATATGAGCAATCTTACCCACCGCAACCATATGGGCAACAACCATACCCGCCCCCGCCGGCAGCACAGTCCCTGTATCCACATG CACCTTACCCTGGTACTTATCCACCAAGACCCTATTGA